In Lemur catta isolate mLemCat1 chromosome 1, mLemCat1.pri, whole genome shotgun sequence, one DNA window encodes the following:
- the LOC123641414 gene encoding patched domain-containing protein 3-like has product MTVDVNTPQTKNDIKKALEEKPEIPELEALDAASPASQEPAASAQGQEWPESSPSGQASEQALEQRPSIELENQPTLQDEPSRESGTRDLSLREPEIQTPRAAGRCYCTACLEAPLSRAFWRLGWAVAEHPWLFLLVPVLLTVALGSGLLYLPRDEKEDLEELYTPIRGPAKAERCSVQAHFTTNDSYHFSAARRSAEASFASILVVGMADSLLEEDTFTEVGRLDDAVQSLSVGQVNGTQIPYTQVCAKYQDLCVPPNLLLYTWQKNRRLDLRNVTFPIFHHEGHPIYLTGFFGGNTLGKRMGRNRLLLGTKALRLLYYLKTERLQDKLQSRQWLTHFLNQFNNTKNRLNLKKIKVVHFTSLSRQLELTATAKTVIPLFHSAYILIILFSITSCYRVHKIGSDVFYLFFDVSVRGQELAKLCHFADIQC; this is encoded by the exons ATGACAGTTGATGTCAACACACCACAAACCAAGAACGATATTAAGAAGGCTCTAGAAGAGAAGCCAGAGATT CCCGAGTTGGAGGCGCTGGACGCGGCAAGCCCCGCGTCCCAGGAGCCTGCGGCGTCGGCTCAGGGACAGGAATGGCCAGAGAGCTCTCCTTCGGGGCAGGCCTCGGAGCAGGCCTTGGAGCAACGACCGTCGATCGAGCTGGAGAACCAGCCGACGCTGCAGGATGAGCCGTCGCGGGAGTCGGGGACGAGAGACCTGTCCCTGAGGGAGCCGGAAATCCAgacgccccgggccgcgggccgGTGCTACTGCACCGCCTGCCTGGAGGCGCCACTGTCCCGCGCCTTCTGGCGGCTGGGCTGGGCGGTGGCCGAGCACCCCTGGCTCTTCCTGCTGGTGCCCGTGCTGCTGACGGTGGCGCTCGGCAGCGGCCTGCTCTACCTGCCCAGGGACGAAAAGGAAGACCTCGAGGAGCTGTACACCCCGATCAGGGGCCCCGCCAAGGCCGAGCGGTGCTCCGTGCAGGCTCACTTCACCACCAACGACTCCTACCACTTCTCCGCCGCCAGGAGGAGCGCCGAGGCCAGTTTCGCCTCCATCCTGGTGGTCGGCATGGCCGACTCGCTGCTGGAGGAAGACACCTTTACGGAAGTGGGTAGACTGGACGACGCAGTGCAGTCTCTGTCTGTGGGACAGGTTAACGGCACCCAGATCCCGTACACGCAGGTGTGCGCCAAGTACCAGGACCTCTGCGTGCCCCCCAACCTGCTCCTGTACACCTGGCAGAAGAACAGGAGGCTCGACCTGAGAAACGTCACCTTCCCCATCTTCCACCACGAAGGCCACCCCATCTACCTGACCGGCTTCTTCGGAGGAAACACCCTGGGGAAGAGGATGGGAAGGAACCGGTTGCTCCTGGGGACCAAAGCCCTGCGGCTGCTGTACTACCTGAAGACCGAGCGACTGCAGGACAAGCTGCAGAGCAGGCAATGGCTGACTCATTTCCTGAACCAATTCAACAACACTAAGAACCGTCTGAACTTAAAGAAAATCAAG GTGGTCCACTTTACATCACTTTCTAGACAACTGGAACTTACGGCAACTGCGAAGACAGTGATCCCTTTGTTTCACTCGGCATACATTCTAATCATACTGTTTTCAATCACATCATGCTACAG